AGCTCTTCTGAGAGCTCTGCTGAAGCAGAGTTCTCTTCTGCCTTGGTACAAGTACAAGAGCAGCTTGTAGAAGCAGAGTCTATGCTGTGTCTAGAGCAGCcaggaggaagctgaggaagtCCCAGCAGTGAGACTTGATAGCCCACTTCCTTCTCTGGTCATGTGGCTCCCCTGGCCCAGAAACTGGCCTGTGTCTGAAAGGCCTGCTCATCCTGTGTGCATTGACAAAAAGGACCAGAGTGGCTTCTGCAAAATTTAACTACTGTGTCATAATCAAGATCACCAAAATTATGTCTGTCACCAGTAGAGGATAAATGACACCTTAAATTAATTCCTGTAAGTATGAGGAATTCTAGACTCAAGGTAATATTTGCACATGCTAAACAGGTAAGCATGGATGATGGCCAACCCtctacctttcttctttcctttgtgagTGAAAGCAGCCTCTCGCCTTCACCTGAATCTAGGAAGGTGCAGCTGTCGTTTTTGccactttccagcctccagaactatgatcCAATGTCAGCTTCTTTTCTGAATTAATTGTATattgttataacaacagaaaaaagaCTGAGAGAGCATGGTTTTGTGTGTTGGCTTGTtctgaggagaaagagaaagagagaatttcCTGGGTAGTCTGGAGTTTTGACACTCCTCAGATTAAGGCAGTGGAAACTTCCTGGTTGGGATGAACAAGGACATTTCAGAACAGGTTGTCTCATGCACCGTTTGAAATTGCGTGCACTGATGTGATGAAATTTCTTCCACCTTCTCCAAACCTTCATAAACGatataatcttttttttgtttttgtacttgcaATTAAATCCAGGCTtattgctttaccactgagctatgtccccaagctgttttcaatttttatttggacacAGAATTTTACTTATGGCAAAACTGAGTTGCAGAACACATGATCCCCTTCTTCAgtttctggggttacaggtgtgcaacacacTCCTGAAACATAAATTCTAATGTGTGTAGGATTTCCGTGTATAGATTATGGAAATTGTTCAGGTCCATGTTTCAAAGAGTATGTGGAAACAAGTGCAAAGTGGCCAGACATTCATGATGAACCAAATTTGCAGGGACAGAAGGCAGAGGAATGACAACAGGGTCACCTTTCCCCTTTCAAATTTGACCTCAGGACTCCAAGGAAATCGGGCAGAGTATACTGTGCTTCTATGGACAAAGATTAGGAAATGGAGCCACCTTATCCAGCTCTTAAATGATAAGAAGATCCTGGCAAACAAATGGGttgcaaaaaaaaatatatgaatgttgCCTAAATATGGAGATGATATGAAGGGCAACAGCAGCACAGATGCATATCATCATTTTTGCATTTAACAAAGCTGATATGGAGGCACTTTAGGGAACATCAGATACATTCAGACACTCAGATTACACCTGATCAAGGACTTATTCATGAAATACtcttaagaaaatgaacagtaTGCTTCAGActaggagaaaacatttacaaatcacatatcagataaagttCTCGTATCcattagatatatatatatatatttaaatgctcTGAAACacacagcaaaaaaataaaataccaaaccAAGAAAAGTAGGTAATATATTTGGATGGACACATCATCAAATTAGAATCAtgactaacaaataaatatgtgaagGTAGCAGAACCTTCCTCAGAAATCATGGTCTTTTAGGCCAATAATGAATGTGATTACAGAGAAGCCCATTCCAGTGTGAGGAATTCTGCATCCACTACCCTTTCTGAGGAAAGCACACCAGCATGGTGGCCAAGTCTATAATGAAGCATGGGAGATTGACCAGCAGAGATGATAGCGCCTTCACCCATGTGGATTTCTGTCTTGACTACTCTGGTTGTGACACATGAGGACAGGGCAAGCAGTTGGTGACAGGTCAGAAGGTGCTTGGTACCCAGAATCCAGATCTCAATCATTGCAGGCATTTACTTAAATTGGTCATAATGATGTTTGTTGAGCCAAAAATAAAGAatcatttatgaaacattttgttCTCAACATcaattgttgtttttaaatgttagtttAATTGTCTCCAGTTGCCTACAATAGATACTTTAAAACAAACTCCAACATTGCACTAGGGGTGCCAATATAGTACTCTTTTAATTTAGTAGGATAAAGTTAATTACATAACTCATTAATTGATTTCCTGGAGAGTACTCCAGAAACTTGgtcatatcaaatattttttactgAATCAGCAAACTCTGCTTCAATTGACATTGTCTCTGaaattcctgtttgtttttataatccCAACTATGCCAGGCtcttagaaaactgaaaatgcatCATAACAATTACATCCCCCAATAATTGActtaggaagtttttaaaaatggagccCACTTCAAAAGAATCTCTtaacaaatgaaaagacaaataatgaACTGAAAGAATATATTCACAAGTCGCAGATCTGATAAAGaacttatgtatatatataaaaaaaactcttaaaactcagtGAGAGGAAAGCAAGTAACCTAAAAGattgacaaaatatatgaaaaaatatttcaacaaaggagggagaaagagagcaaGTAAGACAGGAAAAGATGATTATTATTAAGCATTAGGGCAAGGCAAATTAAACCACAATGACACACAAGTACATACTTAGTAGAACAGCTAAAGGTAAAAGTCCTTGTTGCGGAgctttggcaaggatgtggagcaactggaatGTTCATAACCTGCTGCTGAAACTAAAAAATCATACAATTACATTGAAAatccattttacattttcctaaaaaaGCAAACCATATACCTATCACATGAGTCAAGAAGTGGATTCCCAagagcaaagaaagcatgtgtcTTTACACAGACTTGCACATGAATGTTCTAGAGGTGTATTTGGAATAGTCTGAATCTGAAAACAATACAATATCCATTATGagtaaatgacaaaagaaatcaCAGCATATCCACACCATGGAATACCAATCAGTGATAGGGATGAATCAAGATACACAAACATAGGGATGAATTATGCTGAGGATAAGAAGACAGAACCAAAAGGAATGAATTCTGTAGTATCCCATTTAAACAAAACTCTAGAAAGGAAGGCTAatatatagtgacagaaagcagactagTGTTTACCAGGGAATGCCTAAGGTGGCATTTAGAAATGAGACAGTGATAGATTACAAAGGGACACAGCAAGATTTTTAAGggtacataaatatatttactaaCTTGTTTGTGGAGATGGTAAGGGAAGGGCATTCAGAAATGCCCCCATTAAGGCATATACACAGTATATTCCCATGTAAGACATATACATAAAGCAAGGTCTACAGAGAAGTTAGAGGCAAAAGTTTATGATCTCCCACCTCAATGAGGCCTGCAGCCTCTCCAAGAgatggtgcacatctgtgatTCCACGGACCAagaaactgaaacaggaggaggccaggctcagcaactaaGAAAGGTCTGAAACAGTTTAGTGAGACTCCTTCtctatataaatatgaaaagggcaggggatgtgactcagtgctaaagtgcctctgggttcaatcccaggaacaacaacaacaaaagccaatAGGTATTTTGGTtggaaaaataatcctaaaaagGGGTCTGGGGGCAAGGGAGGTgaaatcaataatgaaaaaaaagggGGTTGGAAAATGCGTGCAGTGAATGCATAaggaaagcaaaaacagaaatggaaagttTTGGGGATGACATTCAGGAAATTGAAAGTATATTGGTTCCTATTTAAGGAAAAGGAGCAAATGAAGGGCTTCAGAGAACCTAGAGGCATTGGTTCATGATTGCCCACTGCAGCCTAGCAAGCATCTGCAAGATCCCCAATGGCCTTGCCCTTGGCTTTCCTGCTGGTCCTGGTGGTGCTCAGCTGCAAGTCCACCTGTTCTCTGGGCTGTGACCTGACTCAGATCTATAACCTGGGTCTTGAAACTCCTGAGAGATATGAGAAGGGGGCCCTGATGCTCCTGGAGGAAATGAGGAGAGTTCCCACCTTGTTCTGCCTCAACTACAGAAAGGACTTTGCCTTCCCCCAGGAGCAGATGGATGGTGAGCAGGTGCAGAAGGCTCAAGCTGTCTCTGTCCTTCATGAGATGACCCAGCAGGTCTTCAACCTCTTCAGCACTCAGGAGTCCTTTGCTGCTTGGGACAAGACCCTCCTGGACACATTCCTCACTGGCCTCTATCAGCAGCTGGATGACCTGAAAGCCTGTGTGACTCAGCAGGTGGAGGTGGAAGAGGCTCCCCTGAGGGCTCTGAGGAAGTACTTCCACAGGCTCACTGTCTACCTGAAGGGGAAGAAACACCTCCCTTGTGCCTGGGAGGTGGTCAGAGCAGAAATCGTGAGATCCTTCTCTTCATCAGCAAACTTGTATGAAAGACTAAGGAGTAAGGAATGAGACCTGGTCCAACAGGAAATGCTTCTCACTGAGGATACACCTTACCACATTCCCTCAAGTTCTGCCATTTCAAAGACCCTCATTCCTGCTGTAACTGTCTCAATAATTCAATTTGTCAGATGTTTTCAGGATTTTGTGCAACGCTGGTTTCAAATCTATAGGCAGTACACCCTTACATCCCTGCAACtgtgtctatttatttatttaagcatttatttatttaactatttataaaatttaatatattttttctatagaATATCATGTATACAATATGAACAATAAAAccaatcattttctttatatttcatcaatttattttgtattcttcatttataatttctatctTCCTTACGCTTTACATCTTACAGGAAGATGAGAGGTTgggtaaatatttcttttaattcttttccattttattttaaattgcgACTGAAATTTTAGATCTCAGTTCTCGTTCCATGTTGAGTTCATTTCAGACACatcattatttttgcttttacacAAGTTGGGAttaacagaaaaatcaatgaaatctgGATATGatgaaagaaaaccataaaaatcactccccagatgaag
The Sciurus carolinensis chromosome 14, mSciCar1.2, whole genome shotgun sequence DNA segment above includes these coding regions:
- the LOC124964679 gene encoding interferon alpha-5-like, whose amino-acid sequence is MALPLAFLLVLVVLSCKSTCSLGCDLTQIYNLGLETPERYEKGALMLLEEMRRVPTLFCLNYRKDFAFPQEQMDGEQVQKAQAVSVLHEMTQQVFNLFSTQESFAAWDKTLLDTFLTGLYQQLDDLKACVTQQVEVEEAPLRALRKYFHRLTVYLKGKKHLPCAWEVVRAEIVRSFSSSANLYERLRSKE